From Temnothorax longispinosus isolate EJ_2023e chromosome 3, Tlon_JGU_v1, whole genome shotgun sequence, one genomic window encodes:
- the Xrcc2 gene encoding DNA repair protein XRCC2, protein MEFHSEDGLELLSRFSVKPRPINLDNVLFSSDIDNRSVVEIVGASSTGKTLLLCQFVAKCILPAHHKGIRIDGCDACAILIDTLGHIRMSKIAELMSSTIRSAYQVADVEPPAETVDRIVNKSLENLTVISCCNNDQLQLTLHTLEDEFLSNERIALLAMDNILAYYWQARKEGSILSMDNYARDLLRIVQAQMSQFHTVTVYTRWDGPVPKHESHANLLKGSGVNYRLQLSKSTVVREFMCHLQSIDNVKQIRYTISDSGIKWILNNA, encoded by the coding sequence ATGGAGTTCCATTCCGAAGACGGGCTAGAGCTGTTATCGAGATTCAGCGTGAAACCGCGGCCGATTAACCTCGACAACGTTCTGTTCTCGAGCGACATCGACAACAGGAGCGTCGTAGAGATCGTCGGGGCTTCGTCCACCGGGAAGACTCTGTTACTATGCCAATTCGTAGCGAAATGTATATTGCCCGCGCATCACAAGGGGATCAGGATCGACGGCTGCGATGCCTGCGCGATACTGATCGACACGCTCGGTCACATACGGATGAGCAAGATAGCCGAATTGATGTCTTCCACGATACGCAGCGCGTATCAGGTAGCCGATGTGGAACCGCCAGCCGAAACGGTAGACCGCATCGTAAACAAGTCCCTAGAAAACTTAACAGTGATCAGCTGTTGCAACAACGATCAGCTCCAGCTGACTCTGCACACGCTCGAAGACGAGTTTCTCAGCAATGAAAGAATCGCTCTGTTAGCTATGGACAATATATTGGCGTACTATTGGCAGGCGAGGAAAGAGGGGAGCATACTCAGTATGGATAACTACGCTAGAGATCTGCTCAGAATCGTTCAGGCTCAAATGTCTCAATTTCACACCGTGACAGTTTACACGCGATGGGACGGACCAGTGCCCAAACACGAGTCGCACGCCAATCTGTTGAAAGGGTCAGGTGTAAATTATAGGCTGCAGCTTAGCAAAAGTACCGTAGTTCGTGAGTTTATGTGTCATTTACAATCCATTGACAATGTAAAACAGATTCGTTATACAATCTCTGATTCTGGTATAAAATGGATTCTTAATAATGCGTAA